A region from the Coffea eugenioides isolate CCC68of chromosome 9, Ceug_1.0, whole genome shotgun sequence genome encodes:
- the LOC113783050 gene encoding probable LRR receptor-like serine/threonine-protein kinase At3g47570 isoform X2, with protein sequence MFPTNITTDQSSLLALRAHISVDPLQILAKNWSVGSSVCHWIGVSCGSRHRRVTALDMSNMGLTGIIPPQLGNLSFLVSLDMSANNFHGELPHEFVGLRRLKLLNLSVNNLEGEFPHWIGSFPQLRRLSLRNNSFTGLIPSSISNLSKLEIISLAFNPLQGNIPTGIFNISSLQIIALKDNGLSGVLPSDMCYHLPGLSLLNLSFNKLSGHLPSSTLAQCSELRVLSLSVNEFGGAIPKEIGALKKLEELYLGYNYLEELRVLSLSFNEFGGSIPKEIGALKKLEELFLGNNYLEGQIPKEIGNSTMIKIQNFAYNNLTGVIPREIGSWYFLQQLEMEFNGLTGSIPVEIFNLSKLNIMSLTQNQLSGNLPSTFGYRLPNLEYLYLDINYLSGALPSSISNSSNLRHIEFGGNKFTGPIPISMGDLRFLEELHLGGNLLVSDSSSPELTFITSLTKCQYLSILDFSDNPLNGIIPDSLSNLSTSFEKLHAPNCKIKGSIPDGIGNLRSLILLDLSNNDLTGSLPATIKDFQKLQYMGLSMNKLISRVPLHFLCALHNLDTMNLGQNQFMASIPKCFANLTSLRHLNLSHNRLYSAPPEEIWNLKDLLELDLSSNLLSGSLPYAITNMKMANWVDLSTNQFSGGIPNSIGDMQNLQNLSLAHNKLQGSIPESIGKMLSLESLDLSHNFLSGSIPMSMENLRYLRHFNVSFNNLSGEVPSRGPFINFTAESFTSNQALCGAQRFHVPPCPNNSAHKLRTKKLHRRTFILLGMIIAVGAVSFGFVYLRYRKKDVFSSGADLSLVAMPERISFFELLQATNGYNESNLLGAGSFGSVYRGTLDDGRVVAVKVFNLQVDGAFKSFDVECEMLRNLRHRNLTKVINGCSNPEFKALVLEFMPNGSLEKWLYSHNYFLDIIQRLDILIDVAGALQYLHCEYATPVIHCDLKPSNVLLDQDMVAHLRDFGLTKLLNGENSITYTETLATLGYLAPEYGLEGLEYQQNVTSTVLES encoded by the exons ATGTTCCCGACCAATATTACCACTGATCAGTCATCTCTTCTTGCCTTGAGAGCTCACATTTCAGTTGACCCTCTACAAATCTTGGCCAAAAACTGGTCCGTTGGCTCTTCGGTCTGCCACTGGATTGGAGTCTCTTGTGGCTCTCGTCATCGTAGAGTGACTGCCTTGGACATGTCAAACATGGGCCTTACCGGCATCATCCCTCCACAACTGGGAAATCTATCATTTCTTGTTTCTCTTGACATGAGTGCGAACAACTTCCATGGAGAACTACCACATGAGTTTGTTGGATTGCGCCGATTAAAACTCCTTAATTTGAGTGTCAACAATCTCGAAGGAGAGTTCCCCCACTGGATTGGTTCATTTCCTCAACTTCGTCGCCTGTCTCTTAGAAATAATAGTTTCACTGGTCTTATCCCATCTTCCATCTCTAACTTGTCAAAGCTAGAGATCATAAGTCTTGCGTTCAACCCTCTACAAGGAAACATTCCCACAGGGATTTTCAATATTTCCTCCCTGCAAATCATTGCCCTTAAGGATAATGGCCTATCCGGAGTTCTTCCAAGTGACATGTGTTACCATCTTCCTGGACTGAGTTTACTTAACCTATCATTTAACAAGTTATCTGGTCATTTACCATCAAGTACTTTAGCTCAATGTTCGGAACTTCGGGTGCTGTCTTTGTCTGTCAACGAATTTGGAGGGGCCATACCAAAAGAAATTGGAGCACTGAAGAAGCTTGAGGAGCTATACTTGGGTTACAACTATTTGGAAG AACTTCGGGTGCTGTCTTTGTCTTTCAACGAATTTGGAGGTTCCATACCAAAAGAAATTGGAGCGCTGAAGAAGCTTGAGGAGCTATTCTTGGGTAACAACTATTTAGAAG GTCAAATTCCAAAAGAGATTGGTAATTCAACTATgattaaaatacaaaattttgcATACAACAACTTAACAG GTGTAATACCACGAGAGATTGGTAGCTGGTACTTTCTCCAACAACTCGAAATGGAATTCAATGGCTTAACTGGTTCCATACCAGTAGAGATCTTCAACCTCTCAAAGTTGAATATTATGTCACTTACACAAAATCAACTATCAGGCAATCTTCCATCAACATTCGGTTATAGGCTTCCCAATTTAGAATACCTTTATCTCGACATTAATTACCTTTCTGGAGCATTACCTAGTTCAATCTCAAATTCTTCTAATCTCCGTCACATAGAATTTGGCGGTAACAAGTTCACGGGTCCAATTCCCATTTCCATGGGAGACCTGAGGTTCCTTGAAGAGCTGCATCTAGGCGGCAACCTCTTAGTGAGCGACTCCTCATCTCCAGAGTTGACCTTCATCACTTCATTGACAAAATGCCAATATTTGTCAATATTGGACTTCAGTGACAATCCATTGAATGGGATCATTCCAGACTCACTCAGTAATCTTTCAACTTCCTTTGAAAAACTACACGCACCAAATTGCAAAATAAAGGGCAGCATTCCTGATGGAATTGGAAACTTGAGAAGTTTGATCCTATTAGATCTATCAAACAATGACTTAACTGGGTCGTTGCCAGCTACAataaaagattttcaaaagctTCAATACATGGGTCTCAGTATGAACAAACTAATTAGCAGAGTTCCCTTGCATTTTCTTTGTGCTCTCCACAACTTGGATACAATGAACCTTGGACAAAATCAATTTATGGCCTCAATTCCAAAGTGCTTCGCAAATCTTACTTCCCTGAGGCATCTCAACCTAAGTCACAACAGACTATATTCTGCTCCACCTGAGGAAATATGGAACCTGAAAGATCTCTTGGAGCTTGACCTCTCCTCAAATCTGCTGAGTGGATCTTTGCCATATGCTATTACGAATATGAAGATGGCAAATTGGGTAGATTTGTCAACCAATCAGTTCTCAGGTGGCATTCCTAACTCAATTGGAGATATGCAGAACCTGCAAAATCTTTCTCTAGCACACAACAAATTGCAAGGATCAATTCCAGAATCGATTGGCAAGATGTTAAGCTTGGAGTCATTGGATCTATCACATAACTTTCTCTCTGGATCAATTCCAATGTCAATGGAGAACCTTCGGTATCTTAGACATTTTAATGTCTCTTTTAACAATTTAAGTGGTGAAGTTCCTTCCAGAGGGCCTTTTATCAACTTCACTGCCGAATCCTTCACTTCAAATCAAGCCCTCTGTGGAGCTCAAAGGTTTCATGTTCCCCCATGTCCAAATAATTCAGCTCACAAATTGAGAACAAAAAAGCTGCATCGAAGAACTTTTATTCTATTGGGGATGATAATAGCAGTGGGAGCCGTGTCCTTTGGATTTGTTTACCTGAGATATCGAAAGAAAGATGTATTTTCCAGTGGAGCAGATTTATCCTTAGTTGCAATGCCAGaaagaatttcattttttgaacTTCTACAAGCAACTAATGGGTACAATGAAAGCAATTTGTTGGGGGCTGGAAGCTTTGGATCTGTTTATAGAGGTACTCTTGATGATGGAAGGGTTGTGGCTGTTAAAGTGTTCAATTTACAAGTCGATGGAGCGTTCAAGAGTTTTGATGTAGAATGCGAAATGTTGCGCAATCTTCGCCATCGAAACCTCACAAAAGTTATTAATGGCTGCTCTAATCCTGAATTTAAGGCATTAGTGCTTGAGTTCATGCCTAATGGGAGTCTTGAGAAGTGGTTGTATTCTCACAATTATTTTCTGGATATAATTCAAAGATTGGACATATTGATTGATGTGGCAGGTGCATTGCAATATCTACACTGTGAGTATGCAACTCCAGTAATTCATTGTGATCTGAAGCCAAGTAATGTCCTACTAGATCAAGACATGGTTGCCCATCTAAGAGATTTTGGCCTTACAAAGCTGTTGAACGGGGAAAACAGCATCACATACACTGAAACACTCGCCACGCTTGGCTATCTCGCACCAG AGTATGGGTTGGAAGGATTAGAGTATCAGCAAAATGTGACATCTACAGTTTTGGAATCATGA
- the LOC113783274 gene encoding urease accessory protein D-like, producing MPLKSMQRSKVEEALALRAAMVRARIEGWRNVEFETDCKVVVDKLGEETAEDAQICRIIKDSIKQLSLAFDKCCFSFTKRETVWKTEAAKADIEEQLLKARIGSDALLAVIPDPVTCFSTAKYSQTQVFKVFPSSSLLIVDWITSGRYERGEKWDFELYKSTKNIFLEADEPLLLDTILLEQGRYSSIAERMVILLGPKLKFIQDQIQENVKSLMSQQFLFLN from the exons ATGCCCCTTAAAAGTATGCAGAGAAGCAAAGTGGAGGAAGCATTAGCACTAAGAGCAGCAATGGTTCGAGCAAGGATTGAAGGCTGGAGAAATGTGGAATTTGAGACAGATTGCAAAGTGGTGGTTGACAAACTTGGCGAGGAAACTGCGGAGGATGCTCAAATTTGCCGCATAATAAAAGATAGTATTAAACAACTAAGTTTAGCTTTTGATAAGTGTTGTTTCTCCTTTACTAAAAGAGAGACTGTTTGGAAGACTGAAGCAGCAAAAGCTGATATTGAAGAGCAGTTGCTCAAA GCAAGAATTGGAAGTGATGCACTTTTGGCTGTGATTCCAGATCCAGTTACATGCTTTTCAACTGCAAAGTATTCGCaaactcaagtattcaaagTCTTTCCCAGCTCCAGCTTGCTCATTGTTGATTGGATAACTAGTGGCCGTTATGAAAGAGGTGAAAAGTGGGACTTTGAACTTTACAAGAGCACTAAGAACATTTTTTTAGAAGCTGATGAGCCTTTGTTACTTGACACG ATATTGCTAGAGCAGGGAAGGTATAGCAGTATTGCCGAACGGATGGTTATACTTTTGGG GCCAAAGCTGAAGTTCATTCAAGACCAAATTCAGGAAAATGTGAAAAGCTTGATGTCTCagcaatttcttttcttaaactGA